The Polyangiaceae bacterium genome includes a window with the following:
- the pip gene encoding prolyl aminopeptidase, which produces MTERRTLYPEIEPYRSGRLAVSDVHELYFEESGNPDGKPAVFLHGGPGGGTDPKQRRFFDPARYRIVLFDQRGCGKSTPHASLEDNTTWSLVSDIEKLREHLGIERWQVFGGSWGSTLALAYAEKHPERVTELVLRGIFLLREYELRWFYQEGTSYLFPDAFEKYLAAIPPEERGDLRAAYHRRLTGDDPEERQRAARAWSVWEASTSFLLPNPEHVEHAGEDDFSLAFARIEAHYFHNRGFFSHENQLLDDAAKLENIPGVIVHGRYDVVCPLKNAWELSKVWPKGELRIVPDAGHSAFEPGNVHELILATDHFASV; this is translated from the coding sequence ATGACCGAGCGGCGCACCCTTTACCCCGAGATCGAGCCCTATCGAAGCGGCAGGCTCGCCGTTTCCGACGTGCACGAGCTGTACTTCGAGGAGAGCGGCAACCCCGACGGCAAGCCCGCGGTGTTCCTCCACGGTGGCCCGGGCGGCGGTACCGATCCGAAGCAACGGCGCTTCTTCGATCCTGCGCGCTATCGCATCGTGCTCTTCGACCAGCGCGGTTGCGGCAAGAGCACGCCCCACGCGAGCTTGGAAGACAACACCACCTGGAGCCTGGTGAGCGACATCGAGAAGCTGCGCGAGCACCTCGGCATCGAGCGTTGGCAGGTGTTCGGCGGTTCTTGGGGCAGCACCCTGGCGCTGGCCTACGCGGAGAAGCACCCCGAGCGCGTGACGGAGCTGGTGCTCCGCGGCATCTTCCTGCTGCGCGAATACGAGCTCCGCTGGTTCTATCAAGAAGGCACCAGCTACCTGTTCCCGGATGCCTTCGAGAAGTACCTTGCGGCCATTCCTCCGGAGGAGCGCGGTGATCTCCGCGCTGCGTATCACCGTCGCCTTACCGGGGACGATCCCGAAGAGCGTCAGCGCGCCGCGCGCGCCTGGAGCGTTTGGGAAGCCTCCACCAGCTTCTTGCTACCGAACCCGGAGCACGTGGAGCACGCCGGCGAGGACGACTTCAGCTTGGCCTTCGCGCGCATCGAGGCCCACTATTTCCATAATCGAGGCTTCTTCAGCCACGAGAACCAGCTGTTGGACGACGCTGCCAAGCTCGAAAACATCCCCGGCGTGATCGTGCATGGTCGCTACGACGTGGTGTGTCCGCTGAAGAACGCGTGGGAGCTGTCCAAGGTGTGGCCCAAGGGTGAGCTCCGCATCGTGCCGGACGCCGGTCACTCCGCCTTCGAGCCAGGCAACGTCCACGAGCTGATCCTCGCGACGGACCACTTCGCTTCCGTTTAG
- a CDS encoding radical SAM protein, which translates to MVDRGPDPLTPDERARALREPRPRQLPIAPVAKPPRRRLPLAEAVRPVDREWRPLYAVWEITLACDLACRHCGSRAGHARPEELSTAECLDLVNQMADLGVQEVTIIGGEAYLREDWVEILAAIRGRGMQATMTTGGRGVTPERAEAAAAAGLMSASISIDGAEATHDRLRGVTGSYRSALDALKNLRSAGVKVSTNTQINRLSMPELPEVLETIGAAGVHSWQLQLTVAMGRAADEPDVLLQPYDLLELFPLLAKLKERADELGVRIWPGNNLGYFGPYESVLRGTTPKGHMAGCGAGRSTLGIEADGAIKGCPSLQTGAWTGGNIRDDKLQDIWERAEPLRYTRSRTVDDLWGYCRTCYYADECRAGCTWTGFSLFGRPGNNPYCHHRALEMKRQGKRERLVQKASAPGEPFDHGAFDLIVEDDESEESVR; encoded by the coding sequence ATGGTCGATCGAGGCCCGGACCCACTGACGCCGGACGAACGGGCTCGCGCGCTGCGCGAGCCGCGGCCGCGGCAGCTGCCCATCGCGCCGGTCGCGAAGCCGCCGCGCCGGCGCCTTCCGCTGGCGGAAGCGGTGCGCCCCGTCGATCGCGAGTGGCGCCCGCTGTACGCCGTCTGGGAGATCACCCTCGCCTGTGATCTCGCCTGCCGTCACTGCGGCTCTCGCGCGGGTCACGCCCGGCCGGAAGAGCTGTCCACGGCGGAGTGCCTGGATCTCGTGAACCAGATGGCGGACCTCGGCGTGCAAGAGGTCACCATCATAGGCGGCGAAGCCTACCTGCGCGAAGACTGGGTCGAGATCCTGGCCGCCATCCGCGGGCGCGGCATGCAAGCGACGATGACCACCGGCGGTCGCGGCGTGACGCCCGAGCGTGCTGAAGCGGCTGCGGCCGCGGGCTTGATGAGCGCGAGCATCTCCATCGACGGCGCCGAAGCGACGCACGATCGCCTGCGGGGTGTCACCGGCTCCTATCGCTCGGCGCTGGATGCACTGAAGAACCTGCGGAGCGCGGGCGTGAAGGTGTCCACCAACACGCAGATCAATCGCCTCAGCATGCCGGAGCTCCCGGAGGTGCTCGAGACGATCGGCGCGGCGGGAGTCCACAGCTGGCAGCTGCAGCTCACGGTGGCCATGGGTCGCGCCGCAGACGAGCCCGACGTGCTGCTCCAACCCTACGATCTGCTCGAGCTGTTTCCGCTGCTCGCAAAGCTCAAAGAACGCGCGGACGAGCTCGGCGTGCGCATCTGGCCTGGCAACAACCTGGGCTACTTTGGCCCCTACGAGTCCGTGCTTCGGGGGACGACGCCCAAGGGCCACATGGCGGGCTGCGGCGCGGGCCGCTCCACGCTGGGCATCGAAGCGGACGGCGCCATCAAGGGCTGCCCGTCGCTGCAGACCGGAGCCTGGACGGGCGGCAACATCCGTGACGACAAGCTCCAGGACATCTGGGAGCGCGCGGAGCCCCTCCGCTACACGCGTAGCCGCACGGTGGACGACCTGTGGGGCTATTGCCGCACTTGCTACTACGCCGACGAGTGTCGCGCGGGCTGCACCTGGACGGGGTTCTCCCTGTTCGGTCGCCCTGGCAATAACCCCTACTGCCATCACCGTGCGTTGGAGATGAAGCGGCAGGGCAAGCGAGAGCGACTGGTGCAGAAGGCCTCTGCACCGGGCGAGCCGTTCGATCACGGCGCCTTCGATCTGATCGTGGAAGACGACGAAAGCGAGGAGAGTGTGCGATGA
- a CDS encoding radical SAM protein, whose translation MWELTLRCDTACAHCGSRAGAARPDELTTAECLDVVSALAALGVREVSLIGGEAYLRDDWLDIIRAIRQAGMRCNMVTGGRGVTRASAVKASAAGLQAVAVSLDGDAAAHDALRRSPSSFQRAVEAVRHFRSAGLGVSVNTQLNRVTIPTLPALVDTMIREDVYAWQFALTVPMGRAADQPEVLLQPYELLDAFPILAREVSRARAQGIRISTGNNVGYFGPFEEVLRAELPCSHSLGCGAGSFTLGIEADGTVKGCPSLRTERWSAGNVRSASLTDIWERAVTLQELRTRSASELWGFCKDCYYADTCGGGCTWTADSLFGRPGNNPYCHHRALSLADQGLRERVVRRSPPPGKPFDRASFELLVEAVPAASQQT comes from the coding sequence GTGTGGGAGCTCACCCTCCGGTGCGACACCGCCTGCGCCCACTGCGGCTCGCGCGCAGGTGCGGCGCGCCCCGACGAGCTCACTACCGCGGAATGTCTGGATGTCGTCTCCGCCTTGGCAGCGCTGGGCGTGCGCGAAGTGAGCTTGATTGGCGGCGAGGCCTACCTGCGCGACGATTGGCTGGACATCATCCGCGCCATCCGCCAAGCCGGCATGCGCTGCAACATGGTGACGGGGGGCCGCGGTGTGACCAGAGCGAGCGCGGTGAAGGCCAGCGCGGCGGGGCTACAAGCCGTTGCGGTGAGCCTCGATGGCGATGCCGCTGCTCACGATGCTCTGCGTCGCTCGCCCAGCTCGTTCCAGCGCGCCGTGGAGGCCGTCCGCCATTTCCGAAGCGCGGGCCTCGGCGTGTCCGTCAACACGCAGCTGAACCGCGTGACCATCCCGACGCTGCCAGCGCTGGTAGACACGATGATTCGGGAGGACGTGTACGCGTGGCAGTTCGCGCTGACCGTACCCATGGGTCGCGCCGCGGACCAACCGGAGGTGCTGCTGCAGCCCTACGAGCTGCTCGACGCATTTCCAATTCTCGCGCGCGAAGTGTCGCGGGCGCGCGCGCAGGGCATTCGTATCTCGACGGGCAACAACGTCGGCTACTTCGGCCCCTTCGAGGAAGTGCTGCGCGCCGAGCTACCGTGCTCGCACTCCCTCGGCTGCGGCGCGGGCAGCTTCACGCTGGGCATCGAAGCCGATGGCACCGTCAAGGGTTGCCCCTCCCTGCGCACGGAGCGCTGGAGTGCCGGCAACGTCCGCTCCGCATCGCTCACCGACATCTGGGAACGCGCCGTCACGCTGCAAGAGCTGCGCACCCGCTCGGCTTCCGAGCTGTGGGGCTTCTGCAAGGATTGTTACTACGCCGACACCTGTGGAGGCGGCTGCACCTGGACGGCGGACTCGCTGTTCGGTCGTCCTGGCAATAATCCATACTGCCATCACCGCGCGCTCAGCCTTGCGGATCAGGGCTTGCGCGAGCGCGTGGTCCGTCGCAGCCCGCCGCCTGGCAAACCCTTCGATCGCGCGTCCTTCGAGCTGCTTGTCGAGGCCGTTCCCGCGGCGAGCCAACAAACCTAA
- a CDS encoding 1-acyl-sn-glycerol-3-phosphate acyltransferase — protein sequence MTSQKGRPDLISAAGDRLSALERAQIRWIGKTFEPGRMDHTLRTLQRVVGSTWIHHFTKHLRHVHGLERLPPLSPDKSYILVSNHRSFFDLYVVTGHLVRNGLEHRILFPVRSNFFYDTPAGFFVNGIMSFFAMYPPIFRDRKRAALNLLSLEELAWLVRQGGTFVGIHPEGTRKKDDDPYTFLPAQPGVGRVIHASRATVLPVFINGLINDLPRQVLSNFDGTGKDIHIVFGEPVDFGDLLDKNGSPRTYKAIAERCLEVIGELGQEEKRLRASSSD from the coding sequence ATGACATCGCAGAAAGGTCGTCCCGACCTGATCTCGGCAGCGGGGGATCGACTGAGCGCTTTGGAGCGCGCTCAAATCCGCTGGATCGGCAAGACCTTCGAGCCGGGCCGCATGGACCACACGTTGCGCACGCTGCAGCGCGTGGTGGGCTCCACCTGGATCCACCACTTCACCAAGCACCTGCGCCACGTGCACGGCCTCGAGCGGTTGCCGCCGCTTTCGCCCGACAAGAGCTACATCCTGGTCTCGAACCACCGGAGCTTCTTCGATCTGTACGTGGTCACTGGCCACCTGGTGCGGAACGGTCTCGAGCACCGCATCCTGTTTCCGGTGCGCTCGAACTTCTTCTACGACACGCCGGCGGGCTTCTTCGTGAACGGGATCATGAGCTTCTTCGCCATGTACCCGCCCATCTTCCGAGACCGGAAGCGCGCTGCGCTCAATCTGCTGAGCTTGGAGGAGCTGGCCTGGCTCGTGCGCCAAGGCGGCACCTTCGTGGGCATCCATCCCGAAGGCACGCGCAAGAAGGACGACGACCCCTACACGTTCCTGCCCGCCCAACCCGGAGTGGGGCGCGTGATTCACGCTTCGCGCGCCACCGTGCTGCCGGTGTTCATCAACGGCCTCATCAACGACTTGCCGCGCCAGGTGCTGAGCAACTTCGACGGAACCGGCAAGGACATCCACATCGTCTTCGGAGAGCCGGTCGACTTCGGCGACCTGCTCGACAAGAACGGCTCGCCGCGCACCTACAAGGCCATCGCGGAGCGGTGCCTCGAGGTGATCGGCGAGCTGGGTCAGGAAGAGAAGCGCCTACGCGCGTCTTCTTCCGATTGA
- a CDS encoding aldehyde dehydrogenase family protein: MTLSVDTTQAKPAASSRHASDEEIVALVQRMRSTFESGVTRSAEWRMRELKQLERLISDNEAEITEALHADLGKCHFEAFIGETGFMLGDVKHAIKNVRRWMKPKRVKAPLTVQPAKAVVHSEPLGVVLIIAPWNYPFQLALSPLVGAISAGNTAIIKPSEVAPATSAVIAKLVPRYLDRDAIAVVEGGVPETTTLLAQRFDHIFYTGNGTVGRIVMEAAAKHLTPVTLELGGKSPCIVDREVDLDVAARRIVWGKFFNAGQTCVAPDYILVHESMQQRLLDKLDETIKQFYGADPQASSDYARIVNERHHDRLTKLLDSGEVVSGGKADKKNRYIAPTVLRDVPATAPVMADEIFGPILPVLSVKDIEEAIRFINDRPKPLALYVFTKDKDVAERVLGQTSSGGACVNDCVTHLAPPDLPFGGVGASGMGAYHGKTSFDTFTHKKSVLDKGSMDPPLRYPPYTDDKLKWVKRLS; this comes from the coding sequence ATGACGCTCTCAGTCGACACCACGCAAGCCAAGCCCGCCGCATCCTCTCGCCACGCGAGTGACGAGGAGATCGTCGCTCTGGTGCAGCGCATGCGTTCGACCTTCGAGTCGGGCGTGACGCGCTCGGCGGAGTGGCGCATGCGGGAGCTCAAGCAGCTGGAGCGTCTCATCAGCGACAACGAAGCCGAAATCACCGAAGCGCTGCACGCGGATCTCGGCAAGTGCCACTTCGAGGCGTTCATCGGCGAGACGGGCTTCATGCTGGGGGACGTCAAGCACGCCATCAAGAACGTCCGCCGCTGGATGAAGCCCAAGCGGGTGAAGGCTCCGCTCACGGTGCAGCCCGCGAAGGCCGTGGTTCACAGCGAACCGCTCGGCGTCGTGCTCATCATCGCCCCGTGGAACTACCCGTTCCAGCTCGCGCTTTCCCCGTTGGTGGGCGCCATCTCCGCGGGCAACACTGCGATTATCAAGCCTAGCGAGGTGGCCCCGGCAACCAGCGCAGTGATCGCCAAGTTGGTTCCGCGCTATCTCGACCGCGACGCGATCGCCGTGGTGGAGGGCGGAGTTCCGGAGACGACGACGTTGCTCGCGCAGCGCTTCGATCACATCTTCTACACGGGCAACGGCACCGTGGGGCGCATCGTGATGGAGGCCGCAGCCAAACACCTCACGCCGGTCACGCTGGAGCTTGGTGGCAAGAGCCCCTGCATCGTGGACCGCGAAGTGGATCTGGACGTGGCGGCGCGACGCATCGTGTGGGGCAAGTTCTTCAACGCCGGCCAAACTTGCGTGGCTCCCGACTACATCTTGGTGCACGAGAGCATGCAGCAGCGCTTGCTGGACAAGCTCGACGAGACGATCAAGCAGTTCTACGGCGCGGATCCCCAGGCCAGCTCGGATTACGCACGTATCGTGAACGAGCGCCACCACGACCGCCTCACGAAGCTCTTGGACAGCGGCGAGGTCGTCAGCGGTGGCAAGGCGGACAAGAAGAACCGCTACATCGCGCCCACGGTGCTGCGGGACGTACCGGCTACCGCTCCCGTGATGGCGGACGAGATCTTCGGGCCCATCTTGCCGGTGCTTTCCGTCAAGGACATCGAAGAGGCCATCCGATTCATCAACGACCGCCCGAAGCCGTTGGCGCTGTACGTGTTCACCAAGGACAAGGACGTTGCCGAGCGCGTGCTGGGGCAGACCAGCTCCGGCGGTGCCTGCGTGAACGACTGCGTCACTCACCTGGCTCCACCGGACTTGCCCTTCGGTGGCGTGGGTGCGAGCGGCATGGGCGCGTATCACGGCAAGACCAGCTTCGATACCTTCACCCACAAGAAGAGCGTGCTCGACAAGGGCTCCATGGATCCGCCGCTGCGCTATCCGCCCTACACCGACGACAAGCTCAAGTGGGTGAAGCGACTGTCCTGA
- a CDS encoding putative metal-binding motif-containing protein — MSSYRTSLALLSLVALVPTLSVACGSSEDRKFVETDASAGGSGGGNTGGAAGSTGGAAGSTGGSAGSGGAIPDGGTPCTSPTECDDGEECNGTETCASGFCQPGTAKKDGDACTSEDGGAKVCFGGQCVQKCTEDKECDDNDVCTGTEVCLKGQGICATGTPLACDDNDACTNNECDPLTGCYYPVIDNDGDGQASTSLGSCGKDCDDSDKTVYDGAAELCDGKDNNCNGQKDEFAPTWYVDCDGDGFAPNTSGAVQNCDKPTQPSASCNGLAGATWTAKVPGAGTSDCWDKDADAHPYTAADNNNAFQDHAIAGAPVGVDFDYNCDGTEEPRYTTAGVSSTGGCAYINNICGVFSPAGWTSTKPPACGQTGTYSSCSYNKTTKVCGRLNLPRKQECR; from the coding sequence ATGTCGTCTTACCGCACGTCTCTGGCTCTCTTGTCTCTGGTCGCACTCGTTCCCACGCTGTCCGTCGCCTGCGGTAGCTCCGAGGATCGGAAGTTCGTAGAGACTGACGCGTCCGCCGGTGGCTCGGGCGGAGGGAACACAGGCGGCGCTGCCGGCAGTACTGGCGGTGCCGCGGGGAGCACCGGCGGTAGCGCGGGAAGCGGCGGGGCGATACCGGATGGCGGCACGCCATGCACGTCACCGACGGAATGCGACGACGGCGAGGAGTGCAACGGAACGGAGACCTGCGCCAGCGGGTTCTGTCAGCCAGGCACCGCGAAGAAGGACGGCGACGCGTGTACCTCTGAGGATGGCGGCGCGAAGGTGTGCTTCGGTGGTCAGTGCGTTCAGAAGTGCACCGAGGACAAGGAGTGCGACGACAACGACGTCTGCACCGGGACCGAGGTGTGTCTGAAGGGCCAAGGGATCTGCGCTACAGGTACGCCGCTGGCTTGCGACGACAACGATGCGTGCACCAACAACGAATGCGATCCGCTGACCGGTTGCTACTACCCGGTGATCGACAACGATGGCGACGGGCAAGCGTCTACGTCACTCGGCTCGTGCGGCAAGGACTGCGACGACAGCGACAAGACCGTGTACGACGGCGCGGCGGAGCTGTGTGACGGCAAGGACAACAACTGCAACGGCCAGAAGGACGAGTTCGCTCCCACCTGGTACGTGGACTGTGACGGAGACGGCTTTGCGCCCAACACTTCCGGCGCGGTTCAGAACTGCGACAAGCCGACACAGCCCAGCGCATCGTGCAACGGTCTAGCCGGCGCGACATGGACGGCCAAGGTGCCCGGTGCTGGCACCTCCGACTGCTGGGACAAGGATGCGGACGCGCATCCTTACACCGCAGCCGACAACAACAACGCGTTTCAAGATCACGCGATCGCTGGTGCACCCGTCGGTGTTGACTTCGACTACAACTGCGACGGTACGGAAGAACCCCGCTATACGACGGCCGGTGTGAGCTCAACGGGCGGCTGCGCCTACATCAACAACATCTGTGGCGTGTTCTCTCCCGCCGGTTGGACCAGCACGAAGCCACCGGCATGTGGACAAACGGGCACCTACTCATCCTGCTCCTACAACAAGACGACCAAGGTTTGCGGCCGCTTGAACCTTCCCCGGAAACAAGAGTGTCGTTGA
- a CDS encoding YkgJ family cysteine cluster protein: MHLKVLHAEVDAEAQALAARHASRLHCRQGCSACCTDDLTVLEVEARRIREANTTLLQNEQPAPAGRCAFLDAEGACRIYQDRPYVCRTQGLPLRFLSEDEDGEIVEERDICPENAAGPALESMDEAELWLIGPREEQLVELQLREHGELRRIPLRQLFRQRG; the protein is encoded by the coding sequence GTGCATTTGAAGGTTCTTCACGCCGAAGTGGACGCGGAAGCACAGGCGTTGGCAGCCCGCCACGCCTCCCGCCTTCATTGCCGCCAAGGCTGCTCGGCCTGCTGCACCGACGATCTCACGGTGTTGGAGGTCGAGGCCCGCAGGATCCGCGAAGCCAACACCACGCTGCTGCAGAACGAGCAGCCGGCACCGGCGGGGCGGTGCGCGTTCCTCGATGCCGAGGGCGCGTGTCGCATCTACCAAGATCGGCCCTACGTGTGTCGCACCCAGGGGCTGCCGCTGCGCTTTCTGAGCGAGGACGAGGACGGAGAAATCGTGGAGGAGCGCGACATCTGTCCGGAAAACGCTGCGGGTCCAGCCCTCGAAAGCATGGACGAAGCGGAGCTCTGGCTGATCGGACCTCGGGAGGAGCAGCTGGTGGAGCTCCAGCTACGGGAGCACGGCGAGCTTCGGCGGATTCCGTTACGACAGCTATTTCGGCAGCGCGGGTGA
- a CDS encoding SseB family protein, which produces MTENGQSNGSNGNGHGDPNDLTIAVETARRGFRRDVDVLVRMLDAGTILIPLLHSVPDAEHGEELEVDEGFRLSPQMLVDEEGKLYCALFTRADLLEPLVDQLGWETDGEALEYATVPARVALEMALDVVDEENVLGVVLNPMDESELMLRRSELASILAGTAVPLVGYVNAIPEQDFEETLEADPGDEHPAELVSAIEACLAKQEGVTGYTLARTFNPERDVEPHPTLRVITTRPDEELGDIAQLIIEAVKDALPPPGYIDVIFERPE; this is translated from the coding sequence ATGACCGAGAACGGCCAGAGCAACGGCAGCAATGGAAATGGCCACGGAGATCCGAACGATCTGACCATCGCGGTGGAAACCGCGCGGCGGGGCTTTCGGCGTGACGTGGACGTACTGGTGCGCATGTTGGACGCGGGCACCATCCTGATCCCGCTCTTGCACTCGGTCCCCGATGCGGAGCACGGGGAAGAGCTCGAGGTGGACGAGGGCTTCCGTCTGTCCCCGCAGATGCTGGTGGACGAAGAGGGCAAGCTGTATTGCGCCCTGTTCACCCGGGCGGATCTGCTCGAGCCGCTGGTGGATCAGCTCGGTTGGGAGACGGACGGCGAGGCGCTGGAGTACGCCACCGTGCCCGCGCGCGTGGCGCTGGAGATGGCGCTGGACGTGGTGGACGAAGAGAACGTCCTGGGCGTGGTGCTGAACCCGATGGACGAGTCCGAGCTCATGCTCCGGCGCTCGGAGCTCGCCAGCATCTTGGCCGGCACCGCGGTGCCGCTGGTGGGCTACGTCAACGCCATCCCGGAGCAGGACTTCGAGGAGACGCTGGAGGCCGACCCCGGTGACGAGCATCCCGCGGAGCTGGTCAGCGCCATCGAGGCCTGTCTCGCCAAGCAGGAGGGCGTAACGGGTTACACACTTGCCCGCACGTTCAACCCGGAGCGGGACGTGGAGCCGCATCCCACGCTGCGCGTGATCACCACACGTCCGGACGAAGAGCTCGGTGACATCGCTCAGCTCATCATCGAAGCCGTGAAAGACGCTCTGCCTCCCCCCGGCTACATCGACGTGATATTCGAACGCCCGGAATGA
- a CDS encoding OmpA family protein, with translation MPRSPYAPCPECRRHVRVAELRCPFCDRDLASSDLRGDELPDQRFGRAAQLAWKLTLGGVGAVACASGGGPTNVAPPPAPSREATEVRAPPEAPTADAGPEAEAPDALPRNVIAIYSATAIKITKSVTFPPYSANVVAAQAPTLDAIAELLAKYPKMQVEIQGHSDEGESPKFAEARAQAVRAELVRRGVAAERLTVKSLGKDWPTAPPPNPANRRVQFQILSGGDP, from the coding sequence ATGCCGCGATCACCCTACGCCCCTTGCCCGGAGTGTCGCCGCCACGTGCGCGTGGCCGAGCTACGGTGTCCGTTCTGCGATCGCGATCTCGCAAGCAGCGACCTTCGCGGCGACGAGCTTCCGGATCAGCGCTTCGGGCGTGCGGCCCAGCTCGCGTGGAAGCTCACGCTGGGAGGCGTGGGAGCCGTCGCCTGCGCCTCTGGCGGCGGGCCGACGAACGTCGCGCCGCCGCCGGCGCCCAGCCGTGAGGCGACCGAAGTCCGAGCCCCGCCGGAAGCGCCAACGGCCGACGCAGGACCGGAAGCGGAAGCTCCTGACGCTCTGCCGAGGAACGTCATCGCGATCTACAGCGCAACCGCCATCAAGATCACCAAGTCGGTGACCTTTCCGCCCTACTCCGCGAACGTCGTCGCCGCTCAGGCGCCCACCTTGGACGCCATCGCGGAACTGCTCGCGAAGTACCCCAAGATGCAAGTCGAGATTCAAGGCCACTCGGACGAGGGCGAGTCGCCCAAGTTCGCAGAGGCGCGCGCGCAGGCGGTTCGAGCGGAGCTGGTGAGGCGCGGCGTGGCGGCAGAACGTTTGACGGTCAAATCCCTTGGCAAGGACTGGCCCACTGCTCCGCCCCCCAACCCGGCCAACCGCCGCGTCCAATTCCAGATCCTCTCGGGAGGCGATCCCTGA
- a CDS encoding CBS domain-containing protein, with protein MSKDVATVDSHESVGAAREKRSAAGVHYLAVHDEGELIGVVCACDLSNEFFDHAVQSACGRSPVFVSGESSLQHAAEVMTNCGVGSLLVLDDGVLVGIITSADLVAQNIWQRDAWSCASCGAHHHLSGSESARFCADCLEQTRSDGYRQYYFTLGGGD; from the coding sequence ATGAGCAAGGACGTTGCTACCGTGGATTCCCACGAGTCCGTGGGCGCCGCGCGAGAGAAGCGGAGCGCTGCGGGTGTGCACTACCTTGCCGTTCACGACGAAGGCGAGCTCATCGGTGTGGTCTGCGCCTGCGACTTGTCGAACGAGTTCTTTGATCACGCGGTGCAGAGCGCATGCGGTCGGAGCCCCGTGTTCGTCAGTGGTGAGAGCAGTCTTCAGCACGCAGCGGAGGTGATGACGAACTGCGGCGTGGGGTCGCTCCTAGTCTTGGACGATGGCGTGCTGGTGGGCATCATCACGAGCGCGGATTTGGTCGCGCAGAACATCTGGCAGCGCGACGCTTGGTCCTGCGCCTCGTGTGGGGCTCACCATCACCTGTCGGGGAGCGAGTCAGCACGCTTCTGTGCGGATTGTCTGGAGCAGACTCGCAGTGACGGCTACCGCCAATACTACTTCACTCTGGGTGGCGGGGACTGA
- a CDS encoding putative metal-binding motif-containing protein yields MSLRRTSLAALTLVALAPVASVACGSAQDRNYIETDASLGGGSGTGGGNTGGSAGSSTGGNAGSSTGGSAGTGGITDGGIPDGAVGCSSPADCDDGDECSGVETCTNGFCQFGTPKKDGDPCASPDGGAWKCFLGACTKNCTADKDCDDGNVCTGTEICLQGSGTCATGTPLSCDDNDDCTTNECDPEKGCFYPVIDNDGDGQASTSIGACGKDCDDNDKTIYDGAAELCDGKDNNCNGQKDELAPTWYVDCDADSFAPNLSGSVQGCDKPTQASASCNGVKGATWTAKAPGKGATDCWDLDADAHPYTAANDSQAFHTVGIAGAPVSVDFDYNCDGKEEQRYTTTGISSAAPCTWVVSGGFGQCTGPYGWTSSVAPACGKSATYTSCSSLLGCSRATGSRTQECR; encoded by the coding sequence ATGTCGCTTCGCCGCACGTCTTTGGCCGCTCTCACGTTGGTGGCGCTCGCGCCTGTGGCTTCGGTGGCCTGCGGCAGCGCGCAGGATCGGAACTACATCGAGACGGACGCCAGCTTGGGAGGCGGGTCTGGGACTGGGGGCGGCAATACCGGCGGGAGCGCGGGGAGCAGCACCGGTGGGAACGCGGGGAGCAGCACCGGCGGGAGCGCGGGAACGGGAGGCATCACCGACGGCGGCATTCCCGACGGCGCCGTTGGATGTAGCTCGCCGGCGGACTGCGACGACGGCGACGAATGCAGCGGCGTGGAGACCTGTACCAACGGCTTCTGTCAGTTCGGCACGCCGAAGAAGGATGGCGATCCGTGTGCATCCCCGGATGGTGGCGCCTGGAAGTGCTTTCTGGGTGCGTGCACCAAGAACTGCACGGCCGACAAAGACTGTGACGACGGCAACGTGTGCACGGGCACCGAGATCTGCCTCCAAGGTTCTGGAACCTGCGCAACGGGGACGCCGCTCTCGTGCGACGACAACGACGACTGCACCACCAACGAGTGCGATCCGGAGAAGGGCTGCTTCTATCCGGTCATCGACAACGACGGCGACGGCCAGGCGTCCACTTCCATCGGCGCGTGCGGCAAGGACTGCGACGACAACGACAAGACCATCTACGACGGCGCCGCGGAGCTGTGTGATGGCAAGGACAACAACTGCAACGGCCAGAAGGACGAGCTGGCGCCCACCTGGTACGTGGACTGCGATGCCGATAGCTTCGCGCCGAACCTGTCTGGCTCGGTGCAGGGCTGTGACAAGCCCACTCAGGCGAGCGCTTCGTGCAACGGAGTGAAGGGCGCCACGTGGACCGCCAAGGCGCCCGGAAAGGGCGCTACGGACTGCTGGGACCTGGACGCCGACGCGCATCCGTACACGGCGGCAAATGACTCCCAAGCCTTCCATACCGTCGGCATTGCCGGAGCGCCGGTGAGTGTGGACTTCGACTACAACTGCGACGGCAAGGAAGAGCAGCGCTACACCACCACAGGCATTAGCAGTGCAGCGCCCTGCACGTGGGTGGTCTCGGGTGGATTCGGGCAGTGCACCGGCCCCTACGGTTGGACCAGCAGCGTTGCGCCCGCTTGCGGCAAGTCCGCAACGTATACGAGCTGCAGCAGTCTGCTCGGGTGCAGCCGAGCAACTGGGTCCAGAACGCAAGAGTGCCGCTGA